A window of Candidatus Jettenia caeni contains these coding sequences:
- a CDS encoding putative transporter protein: protein MKIKSKEGSDPSLAVKISESLHYCWIEGITTSITMGILDYYLVPYALFLGATTQQVGFLAATPPLFSSIALLFAVKAVHLAGNSRLRLLLSGIGIQCIILMLISTLSLFHLAGRPVILISLISIFGVLGTIIGPAWGSLVSDYLPPNQRGLYFGDRSRAIGVAGVLGLCLWGAVLALMKKISISTGFFLVFLGATLFRFVSLYYMSKMIDLPLHKSTESDFTFTKFLFRFKESNFVKFIFYVASISFSVQLATPYFNIYLLRELHFNYLTYMMIHLGSVIAGLIAFPIWGRHADLVGNARILKITSFIIPVVPVLWLFSANPFYLGVVNALAGFVWSGFNLCTTNFIYDAVSAQKRLRCLGYFNLINGGAIFAGASLGGFLAERVSPLWGSRLLTIFLISAILRFLADFFLSRHFTEVRASTKKVSSTELFFSVVGVRPLEGINTEFEIFPSFRQLVKLRKKSKKTKKTRKTMKKQKQSH, encoded by the coding sequence ATGAAAATAAAAAGTAAAGAAGGGTCAGACCCATCGTTAGCCGTAAAAATTAGCGAAAGTCTTCACTATTGCTGGATAGAAGGAATTACTACATCCATCACGATGGGGATTTTAGATTATTATCTCGTTCCGTATGCCCTTTTTTTAGGGGCTACTACCCAGCAGGTAGGTTTTCTTGCTGCAACTCCTCCCCTGTTTTCCTCCATTGCCCTCCTATTTGCAGTAAAGGCTGTTCATCTGGCAGGCAATAGCCGGTTACGATTATTACTTTCCGGAATAGGAATTCAATGTATCATTTTAATGCTCATCTCGACACTCTCTTTGTTTCATCTCGCAGGAAGACCGGTAATTCTTATCTCTTTAATTTCTATTTTTGGGGTATTGGGCACGATCATTGGACCCGCATGGGGAAGCCTTGTAAGCGATTATCTTCCACCAAATCAGCGTGGACTTTATTTTGGAGACAGGTCGCGCGCAATTGGAGTTGCGGGAGTTTTAGGCCTATGCCTGTGGGGCGCTGTGCTTGCCCTCATGAAGAAAATATCTATCTCAACAGGATTTTTTCTTGTTTTCCTGGGGGCAACGCTTTTTCGTTTTGTATCCCTTTACTATATGTCCAAAATGATTGATTTGCCGCTTCATAAATCAACAGAGAGCGATTTCACTTTTACAAAATTTCTTTTCCGTTTCAAAGAAAGTAATTTTGTAAAATTCATCTTTTACGTTGCGAGTATTAGTTTTTCTGTACAACTTGCAACCCCCTATTTTAATATTTACCTGCTCCGGGAACTTCATTTTAATTACCTCACCTACATGATGATACATCTTGGTAGTGTAATAGCCGGTCTTATTGCATTTCCTATTTGGGGAAGGCATGCAGATCTTGTAGGTAATGCGAGAATTTTAAAAATTACCAGTTTTATCATTCCTGTAGTTCCTGTCTTATGGCTTTTTTCTGCAAATCCATTTTATTTAGGTGTTGTTAATGCACTTGCTGGTTTTGTATGGAGTGGCTTTAATTTATGCACAACAAATTTTATCTATGATGCAGTAAGCGCTCAAAAGCGGTTGAGGTGTCTGGGATACTTCAATTTAATTAATGGAGGCGCCATTTTTGCCGGGGCTTCACTGGGTGGTTTCCTGGCTGAACGGGTTTCACCTCTTTGGGGTTCCCGGTTATTAACAATATTTTTGATTTCTGCGATTCTTCGTTTCCTTGCGGATTTTTTTCTCTCAAGGCATTTTACTGAAGTTCGTGCATCTACAAAAAAGGTATCCAGTACCGAACTTTTCTTTAGTGTCGTTGGTGTAAGACCATTGGAAGGAATAAATACCGAATTCGAAATCTTTCCCTCATTCCGGCAACTCGTGAAACTGCGAAAAAAATCAAAAAAAACAAAGAAAACACGGAAAACGATGAAAAAGCAGAAACAATCTCATTGA
- a CDS encoding putative peptidase, whose product MRGKVFLSVMFVLSMVLSNSIGAMADETQNKKLGYGFEPGLVAGKDYVAGQLIVGIKEGMSTLAIFKVANASGGKLVKKMGNTAVLLQFSSEEAVKDAAHSLIKLPNVSFVERNGFMSIPPKPLLPDIRGQKNKGLQNKNSTPGDMNAQSVSADAGTGYQWHLTVIRKTAALGALSATPPTVAVIDTGVDYTHPDLSGKVYLGKNCVANNFDPYDDNGHGTHVAGIIAAKAGNGQYGEGVSPNSKILAVKVLSASGSGTFFDVAEGMKYARTAVTTPPTKVINMSLGGPASALVAAEVLAIKNAGKVLVAAAGNSNTTTPSYPGGDVNTALRVMATEENDARAWFSNFSPSATPGQYNIAAPGWEILSTTPAAGYAPMSGTSMASPVVAGAAALVWGQLPALTRDGLVARLVTNGKLIGKGFPVRTRRVDVRQALLGTTERAIVGRILDPVTGKAPSSPLAPANARLFSGVTPLALDLTNSGGSYEMTGLGTGTSRILRGDKAGYVNAAVRNNITIASVAGPYTDALPKSRTTGNATITIDWSTVQPIVDTTGCIDGCNGWEFDLWVRLPNGSYVYWGNPGDFMTSPFVGWPRDSFEDLEPLETIVIGNSASNGVYKVFVDKYPYSTYFSPSWTGSQMSAQIYNGATSIGTLYSPPVSCGTNRYWHIGNLTKNGTSYTWTVVNTCTNTIP is encoded by the coding sequence ATGAGAGGAAAGGTTTTTTTGTCCGTTATGTTTGTCCTATCTATGGTATTGTCCAATTCGATAGGTGCAATGGCAGATGAAACACAGAATAAAAAACTCGGATACGGTTTTGAGCCTGGGCTGGTTGCCGGGAAAGATTATGTTGCAGGTCAGTTGATCGTTGGGATCAAAGAAGGCATGAGTACGCTTGCTATTTTCAAGGTAGCTAATGCATCAGGGGGCAAACTGGTAAAGAAAATGGGGAATACTGCTGTTCTGCTGCAGTTTTCATCCGAAGAAGCAGTAAAGGATGCTGCTCATTCTCTTATTAAACTTCCCAATGTATCGTTTGTTGAAAGAAACGGTTTTATGAGTATTCCGCCCAAGCCGCTTCTTCCTGATATAAGAGGGCAGAAGAATAAAGGGTTACAGAATAAAAATTCTACCCCTGGCGATATGAATGCTCAATCCGTATCTGCCGATGCGGGAACCGGATACCAGTGGCATCTTACCGTAATAAGAAAGACAGCTGCGCTTGGGGCGCTCTCTGCTACACCGCCAACAGTTGCAGTAATTGATACCGGTGTGGATTACACCCATCCTGATCTTTCCGGTAAGGTCTATTTAGGGAAAAACTGTGTTGCAAATAATTTCGACCCTTACGATGATAATGGGCATGGTACTCATGTTGCGGGGATTATTGCAGCAAAGGCAGGTAACGGTCAGTATGGAGAAGGAGTAAGTCCGAATTCTAAAATATTAGCCGTGAAGGTTCTTTCAGCCAGCGGATCTGGTACCTTTTTCGATGTTGCAGAAGGTATGAAATACGCAAGAACAGCGGTTACAACACCTCCTACAAAAGTGATAAATATGAGCCTTGGAGGTCCTGCCAGCGCGCTCGTTGCTGCTGAGGTGCTTGCTATCAAAAATGCAGGAAAGGTGCTTGTAGCGGCTGCCGGTAATTCTAACACTACCACCCCTTCATATCCTGGAGGTGATGTGAATACTGCCCTTCGGGTTATGGCTACGGAAGAGAACGATGCCAGGGCATGGTTTTCAAACTTCAGCCCATCTGCGACCCCAGGCCAATATAATATTGCGGCGCCTGGATGGGAAATATTATCGACGACTCCTGCGGCAGGATATGCGCCTATGTCAGGTACTTCTATGGCATCACCGGTAGTGGCCGGGGCAGCCGCCCTTGTGTGGGGACAGTTGCCAGCCCTTACGCGGGATGGCTTAGTTGCGCGGCTTGTAACAAACGGAAAATTGATAGGCAAGGGTTTTCCCGTTAGAACCCGAAGGGTCGATGTGCGTCAGGCGTTACTCGGTACTACTGAGAGAGCTATCGTGGGAAGGATACTTGACCCGGTTACCGGCAAGGCGCCTAGTTCGCCTCTTGCTCCCGCAAATGCCAGATTATTCTCAGGAGTTACACCGCTGGCGCTTGATTTAACGAACAGTGGTGGTTCCTATGAGATGACAGGGCTTGGAACAGGCACGAGCAGAATACTGAGAGGAGATAAGGCCGGATATGTAAATGCAGCGGTAAGGAACAATATTACTATTGCTTCGGTAGCAGGACCATACACAGATGCCCTCCCCAAATCAAGGACAACCGGGAATGCTACCATTACCATTGACTGGTCGACCGTGCAGCCTATAGTGGATACTACGGGTTGTATCGATGGCTGCAACGGTTGGGAATTTGATCTTTGGGTGAGATTGCCAAATGGATCGTATGTCTATTGGGGTAACCCGGGCGATTTCATGACTTCACCGTTTGTTGGATGGCCTCGTGATTCTTTTGAGGATTTGGAGCCTCTGGAAACGATTGTCATTGGGAACTCGGCATCGAACGGAGTTTATAAGGTATTTGTCGATAAGTATCCTTATTCGACATACTTTAGTCCATCATGGACTGGCTCGCAAATGTCTGCCCAGATCTATAACGGTGCAACCTCCATTGGAACGTTGTACAGTCCGCCCGTAAGCTGCGGAACGAATAGATACTGGCATATTGGTAATCTAACGAAAAATGGAACTTCCTATACCTGGACAGTTGTTAACACCTGCACAAATACCATACCGTAA
- a CDS encoding molybdopterin biosynthesis protein: protein MSSPFTEEQIKRYSRHIILPEVGGKGQLKLLKAKVFLVGAGGLGSPAAFYLAAAGVGKIGIADSDCVDHSNLQRQILHATKDVGRSKAISAKETLEALNPDIEVIPYTDRLNSENILDIIKDYDVILDGADNFPTRYLVNDACVFLKKPLSHGSIFRFEGQVTTIIPFDGPCYRCLYEMPPPPGLVPSCQEAGVLGVLPGVIGSIQATEVVKLILGKGQILKGKLLMYDSLNMEFKKVKIHRNPNCPVCSDKATIKELIDYEEFCQTHG, encoded by the coding sequence ATGTCATCGCCATTTACAGAAGAACAGATAAAGCGTTACTCACGTCACATTATCCTCCCTGAAGTTGGAGGAAAGGGCCAGTTGAAACTTTTAAAGGCGAAGGTATTTCTCGTAGGCGCGGGGGGTCTTGGCTCTCCGGCTGCATTTTATCTTGCTGCTGCAGGAGTCGGAAAGATCGGTATCGCAGATAGTGACTGTGTAGACCATTCAAATTTGCAGCGGCAAATTTTACATGCTACCAAAGATGTCGGCCGTTCAAAAGCTATCTCTGCCAAAGAAACCCTTGAGGCGCTAAATCCCGACATAGAGGTAATCCCTTATACAGATCGTTTGAATTCAGAAAATATCCTTGATATTATCAAAGATTACGATGTAATTCTCGATGGCGCCGATAACTTCCCTACAAGATATCTTGTGAATGATGCCTGCGTTTTTCTTAAAAAACCGCTTTCCCACGGTTCTATCTTCCGGTTTGAGGGGCAGGTTACAACAATCATACCTTTTGATGGGCCTTGCTATCGCTGTTTATATGAAATGCCCCCTCCCCCCGGATTGGTACCCTCCTGTCAGGAGGCTGGGGTATTAGGCGTGCTGCCAGGAGTAATAGGTTCTATTCAGGCTACAGAAGTTGTGAAATTAATTCTTGGCAAAGGGCAGATTTTAAAGGGAAAATTGCTTATGTATGATTCATTAAATATGGAATTTAAAAAGGTCAAGATACACAGGAATCCTAACTGTCCGGTATGCAGCGATAAAGCTACCATCAAAGAGCTTATTGATTATGAAGAATTCTGCCAGACTCATGGTTAA
- a CDS encoding putative heme protein: MRLYFKSMFYVMCSLSLLSLNASFASDPKEWSPTWKLPPGKRPENIVDLPITVPGDVRISQFFSPISCGSCHPEIFKMWSGSTHANAWKNPLFQALYNLGKKTAEGESQKRNIESCVRCHFPIGHSAGDANLPVDDEKGGVICDFCHSVRATTGIGNAPYILSPGNAAAMEGGIKYGPFKDSPETIHGSQYSELHTRSEFCGGCHDVSHAGNDLPIEQTYTEWRQGPYNTNDPETTVHCQDCHMRQRPGFPSTGSTDRPDNPGLASPEIMGGKKRPHIWTHYFVGGSVSQISLPPNSEVQPQMAIDRLKNAATLEVVANPNAKKGDILKFQVNIKNTGAGHYLPTGLTELRQMWLETSVTDAEDKIIYQSGKVDEKGNVDPNATIYHTVFGDENGKQTLHVWTATHIISDNRIPPKGQKEEHFVCLIPGDAKSPLKVKAVLHYRSAPQDIVDTLLGEKSIKLPVIDMAEILAEVNL; the protein is encoded by the coding sequence ATGCGTTTATATTTTAAATCAATGTTTTATGTAATGTGCAGTTTATCCCTTCTGTCTTTAAATGCATCTTTTGCAAGTGATCCTAAGGAGTGGTCACCTACCTGGAAACTTCCTCCGGGGAAGAGGCCAGAAAATATTGTTGATTTACCCATTACGGTGCCAGGCGATGTAAGAATAAGTCAATTCTTCAGTCCGATTTCTTGCGGTTCCTGTCATCCTGAAATTTTTAAGATGTGGAGTGGTTCCACGCATGCTAATGCATGGAAGAATCCACTTTTTCAGGCTCTTTATAACTTGGGTAAAAAAACAGCAGAAGGAGAATCACAAAAACGAAATATAGAATCTTGCGTTCGTTGCCACTTTCCTATTGGTCATAGCGCCGGAGATGCCAATCTTCCTGTCGATGATGAAAAAGGAGGTGTTATCTGTGATTTTTGTCATTCTGTCAGGGCAACTACGGGTATTGGAAATGCGCCCTACATACTAAGTCCTGGTAACGCAGCTGCAATGGAAGGGGGCATTAAATATGGTCCTTTTAAGGATTCTCCTGAAACCATTCATGGAAGTCAGTACTCTGAGTTGCATACACGCTCGGAATTCTGTGGGGGGTGTCATGATGTATCACACGCCGGAAATGATCTCCCTATAGAACAAACCTATACGGAATGGAGGCAAGGTCCATATAATACAAATGATCCGGAGACGACCGTGCATTGTCAGGATTGTCATATGAGACAGCGTCCCGGTTTTCCCAGCACTGGCAGCACTGACAGGCCTGACAACCCTGGTCTGGCATCGCCCGAAATTATGGGAGGTAAGAAGCGTCCTCATATATGGACACATTACTTTGTTGGCGGAAGCGTTTCTCAGATTTCTTTACCGCCTAACTCAGAAGTACAGCCCCAAATGGCCATTGACAGATTGAAGAACGCTGCAACTCTCGAAGTTGTGGCGAATCCAAACGCAAAAAAAGGCGATATCCTGAAATTCCAGGTAAACATAAAAAATACCGGCGCAGGGCATTACTTACCTACAGGGCTTACCGAGCTGCGCCAGATGTGGTTAGAAACTTCTGTGACAGATGCAGAAGACAAAATTATTTATCAAAGCGGAAAAGTAGATGAAAAAGGGAACGTCGATCCTAATGCTACCATCTATCATACCGTATTTGGAGATGAAAACGGCAAACAGACACTTCACGTGTGGACTGCCACACATATTATTTCAGATAATCGTATTCCTCCAAAAGGTCAAAAAGAGGAACATTTTGTTTGTTTAATTCCAGGTGATGCTAAATCTCCATTGAAGGTAAAAGCCGTTTTACACTATCGGAGCGCACCACAGGATATCGTAGATACGCTTCTTGGTGAGAAATCCATAAAACTTCCTGTAATTGATATGGCAGAGATATTAGCAGAAGTTAATTTATAG
- a CDS encoding putative competence protein, with protein sequence MHILRKFCSVIVLVFAIAFVCQTICMSDEGVEGKVNINTATEDQIALLPGIGPKIAIEVVNYRKNNGNFQTIEDMKKVKGVGDKKFEKIKNFVAVEGDTTVKSTKVVKVKEPK encoded by the coding sequence ATGCACATACTACGTAAATTTTGCAGTGTAATTGTGCTGGTGTTTGCAATTGCCTTTGTTTGTCAAACGATTTGTATGTCTGACGAAGGGGTCGAGGGAAAGGTAAATATTAATACTGCTACAGAGGATCAAATTGCGTTATTACCCGGGATAGGACCTAAGATTGCTATTGAAGTGGTAAACTATAGGAAGAATAATGGTAATTTTCAGACTATAGAAGATATGAAAAAAGTTAAAGGTGTCGGCGATAAGAAATTTGAAAAGATTAAAAATTTTGTTGCAGTAGAAGGAGATACTACGGTAAAATCAACCAAAGTTGTAAAGGTTAAAGAACCAAAGTAG
- a CDS encoding ATP-dependent Clp protease proteolytic subunit ClpP yields MYKEYVSYLENGEFPAVGSKGGSHNLFVPYVIEKTGYGERHYDIFSRLLKDRIIFIGSAIEDTLSNLVIAQILFLQNENKNQDINIYINSPGGSITAGLAIYDTMQFVQCDVATFCIGQAFSMAAILLAAGTKGKRYGLPHTRIMLHQPWGGMRGTATDISIQAEEILRMKKYLNEILVKHAGQPIERVEADVDRDFYMSSHEAKAYGLIDEVIESLRDKKN; encoded by the coding sequence GTGTATAAAGAGTATGTATCATATTTAGAAAATGGCGAATTTCCTGCTGTAGGGTCTAAAGGGGGTTCTCATAACCTTTTTGTTCCTTACGTTATTGAAAAGACCGGCTATGGTGAGAGACATTACGACATATTCTCAAGGCTGTTAAAGGATCGTATCATTTTTATTGGTTCTGCGATAGAAGATACCTTATCAAATTTGGTTATAGCACAGATATTATTTCTTCAGAATGAGAATAAAAACCAGGACATCAATATTTATATTAATTCTCCAGGTGGATCGATTACCGCTGGTTTGGCCATTTACGATACGATGCAATTCGTACAATGCGATGTTGCAACTTTTTGTATAGGCCAGGCGTTCAGCATGGCTGCTATCCTCCTTGCTGCTGGAACAAAAGGGAAAAGATATGGCCTGCCCCATACCCGTATCATGCTTCATCAGCCATGGGGTGGTATGAGAGGTACAGCAACGGATATTAGTATTCAGGCGGAAGAGATCCTGAGAATGAAGAAGTATTTAAATGAAATCCTTGTGAAACATGCAGGGCAACCAATAGAACGTGTCGAAGCAGATGTTGACCGAGACTTCTATATGTCTTCTCATGAGGCAAAAGCATATGGCTTGATAGATGAAGTTATAGAATCCTTACGGGATAAAAAGAACTAA
- a CDS encoding trigger factor, whose translation MNVTIEDAGPCKKVLKFEIPKETIESEFEKKTVEVCDTIELPGFRKGHAPRKLVEKRFADQIKDEVRQSVVSDCYQKVIEEHKLNPVGNPKFGDIKFDIGQPFNFDVTLEVWPTFDVGQYKDLKLKKKSTTVTDEDIQKALHNMSLRKAQLTVVKDGNAAKGDQIICDGKVEVDGSTVLEDNDIEILVADGFAVFNTGIPDLVTKLEGTKSGEIRSIDVKLPDAFVKEEHRGKNAKLQLTVKEIKRLAVPEVNENFAKTLGFESLEDLKSKIQKQVEIEKRKWAEDDLRNQVLDILLDQTKFELPEDFVSYHTGKRVYKHQLDLLNRGMPLEEIQKQTENIKNASAESVMRELKASLILDKIAEKEKIFVTENEVEQRIADIARAYNTDTARVRKQLERQGSLSYLRNDMRENKVVNLILKEAHTEG comes from the coding sequence ATGAATGTAACAATTGAAGATGCAGGCCCTTGTAAAAAAGTTTTAAAATTTGAAATACCAAAGGAAACAATCGAGAGCGAATTTGAGAAAAAGACCGTAGAGGTTTGTGATACGATAGAGCTACCTGGTTTTCGAAAGGGGCATGCGCCTCGCAAGTTAGTGGAAAAGCGGTTTGCTGACCAAATTAAGGATGAGGTGAGACAATCTGTGGTTAGTGATTGTTACCAAAAGGTAATTGAAGAGCATAAACTGAATCCGGTGGGGAATCCAAAATTTGGCGATATAAAATTTGATATTGGACAACCCTTTAATTTTGATGTAACCCTGGAAGTATGGCCAACATTTGATGTAGGTCAGTACAAGGATTTAAAGTTAAAGAAAAAATCAACTACGGTAACGGATGAAGATATACAAAAAGCATTACACAATATGAGCCTCCGTAAAGCGCAATTAACCGTTGTAAAAGACGGAAATGCAGCAAAGGGAGATCAAATTATTTGTGATGGTAAAGTAGAAGTGGATGGGAGTACCGTATTGGAAGACAACGATATAGAAATTCTTGTTGCAGACGGCTTTGCAGTCTTTAATACAGGGATACCAGACTTAGTCACAAAACTAGAAGGCACAAAATCGGGTGAAATACGCAGTATTGATGTGAAACTGCCAGATGCCTTCGTAAAAGAAGAGCATCGGGGAAAGAATGCGAAATTACAACTTACCGTGAAAGAAATAAAACGGCTTGCTGTTCCTGAAGTTAATGAGAATTTTGCCAAAACCTTAGGTTTTGAATCCTTGGAAGATTTAAAGTCAAAGATACAAAAACAGGTTGAGATTGAGAAAAGGAAATGGGCAGAAGATGATTTGAGGAACCAGGTACTTGATATTCTTTTAGACCAGACAAAATTCGAATTACCTGAAGATTTTGTGAGTTACCATACGGGAAAAAGGGTATATAAGCATCAGTTGGATTTGCTGAACAGGGGCATGCCCTTAGAAGAAATTCAAAAACAAACGGAAAATATCAAAAATGCATCTGCCGAATCAGTAATGCGTGAGTTAAAGGCATCTCTTATCTTAGATAAGATAGCCGAGAAGGAGAAGATATTCGTTACAGAAAACGAAGTAGAACAGCGGATTGCTGATATTGCACGTGCATACAATACCGATACGGCCAGGGTTCGTAAACAATTAGAACGTCAGGGGAGCTTATCCTATTTGCGGAACGATATGCGTGAGAATAAAGTAGTAAATCTCATCCTTAAAGAAGCTCATACAGAAGGATAA